From the genome of Kitasatospora azatica KCTC 9699:
TCACGGGACGTGGGCTTCAAAACGTCACCGTGGTGGGCGGAGCGGCAGCCCCAGGAGGTGGCCGCGCACCGCCCGCCACGGTGACGGGCTGAGATGACTCAGAGCGCGCCGAGGGAGCCCTGGCGACGACGGAGTGCGTAGGCACCCACGCCCAGGCCGCCGAGCAGCAGAACCACACCGCCGGTCAGGTTGGTGCCGGACCCGGCAAGGCCGCCGCCTCCGGCGTGGATGCCGCCGTGCGGGTGCCGGTGCTCCTTCTGGGGGTCCTCGCCCTTCCGCTCCTCGCCCTTCCGCTCCTCGTCCTTCTTGTGCTCCTCGGCCTTGTGCTCCTCGGCCTTGTGCTCCTCGCCCTTCCGCTCCTCCTCCTTCTTGTGCTCCTCGGCCTTGTCGGAGGGCGCGTGCCCGCCGTCGGCCTGCTGGGCGTTGACCTTCGCCTCCGGCTGGTTGGGGCTGCCGGCGAAGGCGACGCCAGGAGAGGTGAGGGCAAGCGCAGCCGCGACGGCCACGCCGGTGAAGAGGGCTCTAGTGGAACGCATCAGAGGATTCCTTCCAGCGCTTCGACGCCAGCTGACCGGTCGTCAGCTGAAGAATCGTTTCCGCGCCTCGATGTAGTGGAAGGGGCCGAGCCTCGATGATGATGCGCGGTGCGCTCTGGATGGGTGAAGGCCCGTCTACTGAGGCGCTGTCACACTCCCAGGAAAAAAACCACTCTCCATGTGCATATAGTTACAGAGTGTCATATTCCGTCCCGCTGCCGCCCTTGCCACGCCGTTGTCGCGGGAGCTGGACGCCGGCCTGCCCGACGGACTCCCGATGCGTCTCGAACTCACCGCCGCAGCGCGGGGATGTGCCGGTGGCCCCGCGATCGCTGGGCGGGGTCCGACGCCGCGCTCATCCGCCGGGCGACAGACCCACCAGGAGTTTCACCGTGAGCATCGCACGTCCCTATTCCGACTACAACGAACACCTGCCGACCCAGGACGACGACGACCTTCCCGCGTCTGCGGCCCGGCAGGCGCTGGAGCGCGAGCAGCCGAACGACATCGAGGCCGAACAAGCTGTACTGGGCGCCATGATGCTGTCCACCACGGCCATCGACGACGTGATCAACGTGCTTCGCAGCCCCGGTGACTTCCACCGGCCCGCGCACGAGCTGATCTGCAACGCGATCCTGGCGATCTACGACCGATGCGGCGGCGAGGGCAACATCGACCCGATCCGGGTAGCCGGCGAGCTCACCAACCGCGGAGAGCTGCAGAAGGCAGGCGGCGTCAGCTACCTGCACACCTGCATCAACACCGTACCCACCGCCGCGAACGCCGAGTACTACGCGGAGAAGGTCCGCGACCTGGCGGCGTTTCGCACCATGATCGAGGCCGGCGTCCGAATGACCGCCCAGGGTTACGCCGCCATGGGCGACGCTCCACAAGCCATCCAGGCCGCCATGGCTCAGCTCCAGGCGCTCGTGGCCGGCACCGTCGACACGACGCCGCGTCAGTCGGTCGCGGATCGTTGGCAGGCGTTCATCGACGAGCAGGAGGCGGGGATCGACCCACGCGCGCTCGACACCCCCTGGCCAGACATCAACGAGGTGATCCAGCTGCTGCCCGGCCAGCTCATGACGGTCGGCGCCGCGACTGCCGGCGGCAAGAGCCTGTTCGGGATGAACCTGGCCGCGCACGTCGCACTGCACCGCAACCGGCCGGTCCTGGTGGCCAGTATGGAGATGGGCGGTGGCGAACTGATGGCCCGTCTGACCTCCGCCGAGTCCGGCGTCTTCCTCGACCGCCTGGTCCGGCACAAGCTCGAGGACGCGGACTGGGACCGCATCGCGCGAGTCGGCTGCCGGATGGCGAACGCCCACAACTTCATCCTCGACGACAACTCCGGCCAGACCCTGTCGAAGCTGCGAGCCAGGCTGCGCTGGATGGCCTCGCGTGGCAACCCGCCCGCCATGCTGGTCGCCGACTACCTGCAGCTGATGACGCCGGAGAACACCAAGTCAACTTCCAACCGGGCACACGAGATCGGCGAGATCAGCCGGGGTCTCAAGAAGATCGCGGGCGAGTTCGAGCTCCCGGTCGTGGCGTTGGCCCAGTTCAACCGCGGCGCGGCCGGACGTAGGCCGCTCGTCTCGGACTTCAAGGAGTCCAGCTCGATCGAGCAGGACAGCGACATCATCGTCCTGCTGCACCGCGAGCTCGCCGAGGACGGCACCGACACCGGACCCACCGCCGGAACGGTCGAGGTGGCCATTGCCAAGAACCGCAACGGAGCCAGCGGCAGGACGGTCCGGCTGGGCTTCCAGGGGCACCGGGCCCGGTTGGTCACCATGGCACAGGGCTAGTGCCGCGTCAGGCAACCTTTGCCCGTCAAGGAGCGGCGTCCGGTGCGTGCTCTCGGCGTGCCGGCCGGAAGTCCTCGTACTGGACGTACTTGGGCTTTCGGCCGGTGCGGCGAGAGTGCGTGCCGGGCGTCGCGACGGGGCGAAGGTTGCCTGACGCGGCACTAGTTCCAGCGGCGGACCTGGCTCTCCAGGGTGGGCGTTGACACAGTGCGGCCGCGGCTGCGCAGCAACAGGGCGCATGGGTAAGCACACTGTTTCGCGCACTGAGTGTTCGAACCCGAATTCACTGGGAAGAAAAGAAGCATGCTGACAATCAGACGGTCGCAAGTGCTCCCCCGCGCGCAAAGCTGGGTGGGTATCGGCCTGGTATACGACCAGGCCAATACCCACGATGGGTACCGCACGGACTGCTCAGGCTATGTGTCGATGTGTTGGGACCTGGGCTACTCGGACGACACGACAGGATTCGTTCCGAACGGCGAGGCCGCTTGGATTCCCAAGGCAGACCTGAAGCCGGGTGACGCGATCCTGAACGACGCCGCTGGTAACGCGGGGCATGTCGTTCTATTCGGCGCTTGGGCAAACGAAGCTCAATCCTCATACCTCGGATACGAGTTCACGCCTGCAGGTGTCCTCTGCCACACCATCCCGTACCCCTACTTCGCCGGGCACGGCACCTTTCGACCCGTCGCCTGTCTCACCGTCGCCAGCGACCCACCCACCCCACAGGAGAAAGACATGCCCTCAGGTATCGAGATCACCACCGGCAGCAATGCCATCAGCTTCCCCGTCGGCAGCTGCTCCAACGTCTCGTTCTTCTGCGACAACACCCTGTTCGGAAAGCCGAAGGCGCAGCTGCGCGTGGTCATTTGGGCCGTAGGATCACCTCCCGTGGTGCGCACGATCCAGGTCGGCAACGACAACAGCGCCCAGACGGCACTCGTGTTCCCGAACCCGGGGCTCACCCACAGCGTCACCACCACCCGGGTCGACGCCGAGACGTTCCCGATCGGTGTCGAAGTCTCATGAGCCGGATGTCCTGGAGCAGCGATCCAACGGCCGCCGGACCGCCCCCGGTAGCGACGCGCGGCCCCATCCCCACCTCCATGATCGACTTCTCCGGCGCCGGATCCTGGGGCTCGGGAATCGGCCCGTGCGGCAGCTACATCGCGCAAGCCCTCAACGCACTGGGCATCACCGGAACTGCCGCCCGGGTCAGTTGGACCGTCGGATTCCTCACCATCGCCTCACGGGAGTCGGGCTACAACAGCCCCCTGTACCAGATCAACCTGACGGACTCGAACGCCGTGGGACCCCCAGTGCCGAACGACTCGGCCCACCCGGGTGCGCCCTTCCAGTGCTCGCGTGGTGTCGCCCAGTGCATTCCCCAGACCTTCGCCGAGAACCACCAGGCCGGCACCTCGTACAAGATCTATGACCCGGTGGCGAACTTCGCCGCGGCGATGAACTACGTCATGGCCGCGTACGGCGTCTCACGTGACGGCCATGACCTGGCCGCGAAGGTCCAGCAGGCCGACCCGAACCGTCCTCCCGCCGGGTACTGAGCAACTGCGGTCATACCCGCCGGCCAGCCTGCGCACCGATGGCTGACCGCCATCACCCTGCTCTGGTCGTCGGTCCACGATGCGGCCACACAGGCTTTGACTGAGCTTCAGCGTGCCCTGCCCCTGCTGAAGTCGCCGTCCCGACAGCATCGTTGGAACCAAGCCATGGGCGCTGTCGCCCCCGACCGCCGCCTGGCTCCACTGCCGGAATGGCAATGTCACGACGAAAGCACCATGACCGAGTCGGCCGGCCACTGCCACATGGCCCCCGAACCCTTGTCAGCTGAGGCAATGTCGCCTGCCTGCGCGCGTCAGGCGGTTCGCGCTCCGTCCCTAGCCCCTTGATGAATGAGCGCGGAAAGGGCCCCCCGGGCCCGGGTCCGGCGGCAGCCGGACTTCCGCGATCGGCGCAGTACAGCCCAGCTTGCCTCATCGCTGGGTCAGCGCCGGCGACCAGCCATGGTGGCGGTAGCGGCACGTACGGTCAGCCCACCGGAGGGTGCCGGTCGAGCCAGACTGCCTGGAGGCTGCTGGTAGGGCCTGGGCTGGCAAGCGCTGAGTCGCCGGGAGCCGACCAGGAGACCGGACTCCGTGACGGGTAGCCGGGTGCTTGCTGTCTTTAGTAAGAGGGCCCGAGGCAAAAACTGGCTCTGACCTGCTGGTTCGCGGAACCCAATGTCTGGTCCTAGCGGACACTAGAGGCCACGCAGTGACCAGTAAGCGGGGACACTTCTGGCAAATCTTGCGGATACCTCGAAGATTCTGGCTGGCTCGTTCCACCTGGAGGATGACGCTGTTCCTCGTGAAGTGTCCCCGAATGGGGACACTTCACGAGGAACTGTCCCGAGGTGAGGACAGTAACTTGCGGATTGCTCGAAGATTTCCTGCCGTGGCCGTCAACTCTCGATCATGTGGCCGATCCCTGGGGAAGCGTCCTGAACAGGGCTTCCAAACTTCGAGGAATGCGCAACTTTCGCCAGTTGCGTCGACGGACTGCCACGTGAGGCGTTGGAAACACAATGACCGCGCCTGCCCCGGTCCGGTCCGGTCCGTTGACGTGTCCTGCGACTCGCCGCAAGAAATCTTCGAGGTAGTCGCAAGATCCGGTACTGTCTGGGCGTCAGAACGGTCCCCTGGAGGTCACGTGCAACCGGAACCACGGAGTGGCTCTCTGCGGCCGGCAGGCAAGCCGCGCCGCCGAACCGGGCCAGCGACGGAGCCCGAGCTGGTCAGCCTGCTGGATCAGTTCGGCGAACAGCTCGCGATGGACTTGCTCGGAGCGAGTGCCCGGCCAGTCGACGAGGTCACCGTCAAGTTCCGTCCCAGGCGTGCCAGCCACGACATGGCCGGATCGATGGGCTACTCACTGACCAGCAATTGGTTCTTGGCCAAGGTGCTGGCACGGTGCATCGTCGCTCACCGGCTCTCGCCCGTCGAGGTCGCGGTTCTGCTGCACATGATGGGGTCCCAGACACGAGGCGAACTCGTTCAGACCCAGGTGGAGATGGCCAAGGAGATCGGTGCCGCTCGCAGCAGCGTGAATAGCGCGATCGGCCGACTGTGCGAACTGAACTACATTCGCCGCCATCGGGCACGGGGGCGCTACGACGTCAACCCACGGCTATGCTTCCGAGGCAACGGCGATGAGCAGAACGGCGTGCTGGCCCACGTGAGGGCGGAGCAGCTGGCCAGTGAGTTCCCCGATACGATCGGGCCTGAAGACTTCGCCCGCGAGAGCTGAGGGAGAACGATGGAGATCACTCCTTCCGGTGTGCTCGGTATGATCCACAGGCTGCAACTCACGCCCACGGCCATCGCGGTTCTCGGGATCATGTCCGAGCTGCAGGCGTCCGGTGGAGCGGTCAATTACACGCAGGTGGACATGGCCGAGCGGTTGGGCGTCCTGGAATCGGCAGTCAGCCGCGGGATGAAGCTGCTCGTGGCGCGGAACCTGGTGATCCGCAGCGGTGACGGCCGCGGTCACAGCTACCGGCTGCACCCGTTCATCGCGAAGTACAGCTCTGAGCGCGAGATGGAGGCCGCACTGCGCGCGGCGGCGGTCGAGGTGCGCGAGGGCCGTATGCCGGACATCGCCGCGCCGCTGTATCGCAAGCAGCCGCCGCGTGCCGGTCGGCCGAACCTGGTAGCGGTCTGAATCATCGGTCGGTCCGTTCAGGACCGGCCGTTCTGCCGCCTGTCGCGCGCAGGCGCCGGTTCCATGTGGCTGCCGAACACCATCTCCGACGGGACAGTCCCCCCACCACTGTCCGATGACGGGTTCCGATCGATCGCCGCTCAGGTAGGGGACGACTCATGGGGCCCGTCCCGCTGCACGGCAGGTTCCGTGCGGCAGGACAGGCCCAGGCCCGGCGCGCGCCCGCGGAGGTGCGCTCGGGCGCCGCAGAGCGCGCCCTACCCGGCACCCAGGTGGTGAGTCATGCCGCTGGCGAGTGTGCGCCCCGGACGCTGTGGGTTCGGGCAGCGAGCCTGACTGCCGCCCCACCGACGAGAAGCAGCACGGTGCTGGCGATCGCGCAGGCCGGCACCGACGACGCGCCAGTGGCAGCGAGCTCGCCGTGATGGCCGTCGCCACGGCCCGGGGGATCGCAGTGGTGCCCGTCGCCACGGCCCGCGGGATCGCAGTGGTGCCCGTCGCCACGGCCCGCGGGATCGCAGTGGTGCCCGTCGCCAGGGTGTTGGTCTTCCGGGCAGGGCGGCTTGGGGGAGGCTTCCTTGACGGTCAGTGTGAAGGTCTGGGTGGCATCCGGTCCGGCCGAGTTGTGGGCCGTCAGCGTCACCACGTACGAGGCATTGGAACCCGCCGCCGGCGTGCCGGAGATCGAGGCGGTTCCGTCGCCGTTGTCCTCGAAGGCCACACCCGGCGGCAGCGCTCCGGACTCGGACAGTCTCGGTACCGGCACGCCCGTCGATGTGACGGTGAACTCGCCCCTGTGTCCCTGCGTGAACGTCACCTCATCCGCGCTGGTGATCGCAGCCGCCTGCGTGTGGATGCCGAGGAGTACCGACACGCTGTTGGCGTCGGTGTTGACGACGGCCAGGTCCGGCCGGCCGTCGGTGTTGAGATTTCCCACCGTGAGAGCGAACGGACTTGATCCGGTGGGGTAGTCGTCCTTCGGCTGGAAGGTGCCGTTCCCGACGCCGCGTAGCACTGACACGGCGTTGGAGCCGGTGGCAGCGACGGCGAGGTCGAGGTGACCGTCACTGTTGAAGTCATCCGCTACCAGCGCGTACGGCGAGGCCCCGGTGGGGTAGTCGTCCTTCGGCTGGAAGGTGCCGTTCCCGACGCCGCGTAGCACTGACACGCTGTTGGAGCCGGTGGCAGCGACGGCGAGGTCGAGGTGGTTGTCGCCGTTGAAGTCGCCTGTTGCCAGGCCGGAGGGTGTTGATCCGGTGGGGTAGTCGTCCTTCGGCTGGAAGGTGCCGTTCCCGACGCCGCGTAGCACTGACACGCTGTTGGAGCCGGCATTGGCAACCGCCAGGTCGAGGTGGTTGTCGCCGTTGAAGTCACCTACCGCCAGTGCCAACGGTGTTGATCCGGTGGGGTAGTCGACTTTCGGCTGGAAGGTGCCGTCGCCCACACCGCGTAGCACCGACACGGTCGCGGCACCGGCATTGGCAACCGCCAGGTCGAGGTGGTTGTCGCCGTTGAAGTCGCCTGTTGCCAGGCCGGAGGGTGTTGATCCGGTGGGGTAGTCGACTTTCGGCTGGAAGGTGCCGTCGCCCACGCCGCGTAGCACTGACACGGTGTTGGAGCCGAGGTTGGCGACGGCGAGGTCGAGGTGGTTGTCGCCGTTGAAGTCACCTACCGCCAGTGCCAACGGTGTTGATCCGGTGGGGTAGTCGACTTTCGGCTGGAAGGTGCCGTTCCCGACGCCGCGTAGCACTGACACGGTGTTGGAGCCGGCATTGGCGACGGCCAGGTCGAGGTGGTTGTCGCCGTTGAAGTCCCCCACCGCCACCGAACGCGGCGCGCGCCCGGCCGCGTAGTCGGCTGCTGGGGCGAAAAGCGGTGTGGCTGCACGTGCGGCCCCGGCTGCGGCCACCATGGCCGTGATCGTTAGCAGGACCGTCATGGCTAGTCGTCTCAAGGCCGACTGCTGCTGTCCCGGCATCAGGACTTTTGTGGGCTCCATGCGAACAGCGTGCAGGCAGGTCGCCAGATAATGCTCGTGCATTGCCGAGGGAATCAGCAATCACTCGATTCGCTCAGGCAGCCGTCATAGCCGAAGCGGGGAGCGGAATTGTGAGGCCACTATGCCTGGTACCGCCCCGAGAGTAGAAATTGCGGTTCGTATGACGCGACATTCCTGAGAAAGTTTGGCGGTGTCGCGCTGGCTGCGATGCCAGATCGGTCAATATCCATGCCGTACAAGGAATTTGACGAATTGGTGTGGAATGGTACGACGGGGGAGTGGGGTGAATGATTTCTGCAGGATTGCGCCGCAGGCGCTCTGCTGTTCAGGTGACGCTCTCTCGCTACCATTGCCGCCGCCCTAATGCAAATGGCTCACTGTAGGTATCCGACAGGGTGAACCGCTCGTCGGCCCCACGGACCATTCGGGGCCGGTGCAGGCTACCGGCACCGGCGGAGCGCAGGATCCACCGGCTCGGCTGCTGAGGCAGCCCGAGTCGGCGCACTGGGACCACCCGCAACGTCAGAAGGGGCCGACGTATTGCGAATCCACGTCTTGGACGGCTTGCAGGCCGCCGCGCCGGGCCTGGATTCGGAGTCCCTGCCGACCACCACCTACATGCTCACCCGAGTACCGGCCCTCGGATCTTCGTCACTCCTCCTTCTGAGTCGAGCGACCTGAGCACCAGGTCGGCCCGAACCCGGGCTCAGAACAACGGACCTTTCCAGAGCCGGACGCCGATGTGGCCACGTCGACCGTCGGGTTTCCGGGCGGTCGCCGAGCTGGCGACTTCACGCGTCGGCGAGTCCAAGTGCGCACCGGGCGCTGACGAGCGCGCCGAAGCACCTGATTCCGCCGAAAGATCGCTCTCGTACACATCCACCAAACCCGATCAGGAGGTACGTCATGCCCATCAGCCCGAACCAGGGATCCACCGGCGGCGGAACCACGGTGACGATCACCGGCACCAATCTGGCCGGCACCACCGCTGTGAAGTTCGGCAGCAAGTCGGCCGCCATCACCGCCAACACCCCCACCTCGGTCACCGTCGTCTCCCCCTCGGGAGCCGGCGTGGTCAGCGTCATCGTGACCACCGCGGGCGGGAGCAGCAATCCGCTGTCGTTCTTCTACATCGGCCCGCCGTTCAAGGCATCCCTGAGCGGCACCTCCGGGCCCACCTCGGGCGGGAACACCATCACCATCAACGGGACCGGCCTGTCCACCGCCTCGGCCGTCAACTTCGGTCCCAACAGTGCGACCCCGACCGTGATCTCCGACAGCCAGCTCAGCGTCACCGTGCCGGCGGGGACCGGGGCGGGGTCAGTGCCGGTCACCGTCGTGACGGCCGGCGGCACCAACAACGGCCTGTCCTACACGTACGAGGACGCGCCGACGGTCAACACCATTTCGCCCAGCTCCGGTTCGACCTCCGGCGGGACCGCAGTGACCATCACCGGCACGAACCTGGCCACCACCCAGTCGGTCACCTTCGACGGCACGTCGGCGGCGTTCTCCGTCATCAACAGCACCACGCTGTCCGTTGCCACCCCGCCGGGAACCGCGGGCGCGGTGGACGTCGTGGTCACCACCACCGGCGGTAGCGCCACCATGACTGGCGGCTTCACCTACGTGGCCGGCCCCGGTATCTGACACCGGCCCGCCGCGTACTCGGCATGTCCACCCTGCCGGGCACCACCTGCGCCTGGGCAGAGGCACACCGCCTCTGCCCAGGCGCACCATCACAACCCTCCGCTCTGAGGCGAGCCTGCACCTTCGCCCCGGAGCCACTCCCTGTGAGGAGAGCGTCCATCAACACCTCCCAGAACTCCGACTCGGCGACCGCGCCGACAGTGCTGTCGGCCGCACCCGCCTTGACGTCGATCAGTCCCAATCAGGGAGCCGGATCCGGGGGTACCTCCGTCACCCTCACCGGCACCAATCTGGTCGGAACCACCTCGGTGAAGTTCGGCACGGCTGCCGCAACGTCCTTCGTCGTGGTCTCCGGCACGCAGATCGCTGCTACCGCGCCTCCCGGCAGTGGGACGGTTCAGGTCACCGCGACCACGCCGGGCGGTACCAGTAACGGTGTCTCCTACACCTATCTGCAGGTGCCGACTCTCAGCTCGCTGGCCCCGGACAAGGGGCCGGTTGCCGGCGGGAACACGGTGACTTTGACTGGCACGAATCTGACGAATGCCACGGCCGTGAGTTTCGGTGCCACTGTGGCGTCCTTCGTCGTGGTGTCCGCCACCCAGATCATCGCTACCGCGCCTACCGGCAGCGCCGGCCCGGTCAACGTGACTGTCACCACGCCGGGTGGCACCAGTAACGGTGTCTCCTACACCTATCTGCAGGTGCCGACTCTCAGCTCGCTGGCCCCGGACAAGGGGCCGGTTGCCGGCGGGAACACGGTGACTTTGACTGGCACGAATCTGACGAATGCCACGGCCGTGAGTTTCGGTGCCACCACGACGCCCTTCGTCGTGGTCTCCGCCACCCAGATCGCCGCTACCGCGCCTACCGGCAGCGCCGGCCCGGTCAACGTGACTGTCACCACGCCGGGTGGCACCAGTAACGCCCTCCCCTACTTCCTCCTCAACCCGCCGACTCTCAGCTCGCTTGCCCCGGACAAGGGGCCGGTTGCCGGCGGGAACACGGTGACTTTGACTGGCACGAATCTGACGAATGCCACGGCCGTGAGTTTCGGTGCCACCACGACGCCCTTCGTCGTGGTCTCCGCCACCCAGATCATCGCTACGGTGCCTCCTGGTGGCGGGACGGTTCAGGTCACCGCGACCACGCCGGGTGGTACCAGTAACGGTGTCTCCTACACCTATCTGCAGGTGCCGACTCTCAGCTCGCTTGCCCCGGACAAGGGGCCGGTTGCCGGCGGCAGCTCGGTGACTTTGACTGGCACGAATCTGACGAATGCCACGGCGGTGAGTTTCGGTGCCACTGTGGCGTCCTTCGTCGTGGTGTCCGCCACCCAGATCATCGCTACCGCGCCTACCGGCAGCGCCGGCCCGGTCAACGTGACTGTCACCACGCCGGGTGGCACCAGTAACGCCCTCCCCTACAGCCGCGTTCAACCACCTGGCATCTAGAAGCCTGGAACCTGGTTCTGGCCCCTGTCGGCCGACGCGCGATGCGGGGCCAGACCGGTTTCAGGCGAAGGGTCATCAGATCGGCGAACCGGTCGGGCGGATGTCCGGGAGCTACCGCGCAGGGTGCGCACGTCGGCACTGGCACCCGGGCGTCGACCTGCTGCTCCTACACCTCACTGTCGCAAGTGGAACAGCAGATGGCGGTGACGCTCACCCCGTCGAGCACGGGACCGTAGGCCGAGGAGGTCGTGCTGACGAAGCTCAGCGTCGTCAGCTGGTAGCTGGCAACGAACTGGAAGCTCTGCGTGACATAGCCCATGTCGGCCGTGGACTTACCGCCGACGTCGAAGGTGAAGTCCTGGACGTCGGTTCCGTTGACTCGCACCTGACCCGTCTTGATGAGCGGCAGGCCGTTCGGGTTACCGGCCAGGGCGTAGCTCACCAGGTACCGAGTCCCGGGGTTGGTGGCGAAGCTCTGCGTGACAGTACCCGCCTGAACCCCGCTCAGGTCCACGGACTGGTCGCCGTCGGCGGCCGCCCAGAACCCCGCACCGATCAGGTCGACCGAGCCTCGGGTGACGGTCCACGGTCCGATGCTCTGCCCGACGACCACAGTCGTGAAGCCGCCCGAGGGCGCGGTCGGCTCCTCGAAGCTGCCGTCGCTGAACGCGGGCGGCGAGACCACGGCGCTGGGCAGGTGGGTGGGGCCGTGTTGGCTCGCCGTGGCATGTGCGGGGCCGACGGTGGTCAAAAGAGCGACGGTCATGAGCATGGTGCCCAGTAGCGTATGACGGTGCCGCATTGCTTGTCCTCCGGAGTGAAGTGCGATGGCACGCAGACGAAAGGGGGGATCTCCGCCCTGGTGGAGCGGCAAGGAAGCCGATCATGATGTTCGGGCCGAATCTCACATTTCGGACCACTGATCAGGCACCTATCCGACTGGTTTCCCGCCAGGAATCGAGCCGTCGACGAGCAACGGCGAAAAGGCGCGCCGCCGGCGCAGACCTTGGTCGGGCGCGCGAGAGGGCGGCAGGACAAGGGGGTACCCCCTCACGGCCCCTGACGCGACGACAGGCGGCGCCGCGCTGTGGCGGCGGGACGCCCTGGGTGCTGCCCCGGCCGAACGCGCTCCGCTGCATCGGTACTGGCCGTTGGCCAGTACCGGGTCAGCGTGTCGGCTACCGGCCGGGTGCGGCGTCCTCGAGTGCGGCGAGCAGTCGGGCGTGGACGGCGGTGGCGGCTTCGCGGGTGACCGGGTCCTGGTCGTCCAGGTGGGCGGCGATCAGTTCGGCGGCGGCCGCCAGTACGGGCACCGGGACGGTGGCTTCGCGCAGGTGGAGCATCTGGGCGGCGGCCCGCTCGCCGGGTGTGGCCGTGGTGTGGGCGGTCGGGATCAGGGCGCTGATCCCGCGGGGGAGGTGCTGACTGCCGGTCATCTGATCATTGTCCCGTTTCCGGCCGGTGGTGATCACCATGGGCAGCCGGTGTGGGCCGCTGGGGCGGTGCAACCGCCCGCCGGACCGGACGGTCACGGGTGTAGTTCTGCACCCGGGCGCACTGCTCTGCGTTGGTTGCCGCCTGCGTACGAACATGGCGGCCGCTATGGCGAGGGCGCGTGCGCGGCATCGCCTCTGGCATCGGCGCAGACGCCAGATCCCGGATCGACTTCCTGGCCGGTTGGCGGCATCGCTGAGAAATCTGCGGCTCCGGTACACGGTGACGGCCCGTCGGGCCTCTCAGCTGGTGTCGGGCCATGCCGGCCCGACCTTCGAAGGAGGGGAACCGGATGAGTACGGCAGCCGTTGTCCTGAGCGTCGTGTCAATCATCACCGGCAAGGCATGTGTGCTGGCTGGTCTGTGGCTACGCCTGCGGTGGCGAACCCGGCACGAGCAGGTACAGCGCCAGCACCTTACTTCGGTCACCCGCTCGATCGCCGACGGCGGACGGGTAGAGATCGTGGAGCGTCGGCCCGACGGCCACAGCATTCACATTCAGGTCGCCCGCGGCCAGGAGATGAGGAACGTGTCGTGAGTGTCCACGACCCGGCTGAGGACGCCGATCCCCTCGCCGAACCGGCTCATATCGATCACCGGGCCGCTGAGCACTCCAAGACCGTCCGGGCCTTCTCCG
Proteins encoded in this window:
- a CDS encoding choice-of-anchor C family protein, translating into MRHRHTLLGTMLMTVALLTTVGPAHATASQHGPTHLPSAVVSPPAFSDGSFEEPTAPSGGFTTVVVGQSIGPWTVTRGSVDLIGAGFWAAADGDQSVDLSGVQAGTVTQSFATNPGTRYLVSYALAGNPNGLPLIKTGQVRVNGTDVQDFTFDVGGKSTADMGYVTQSFQFVASYQLTTLSFVSTTSSAYGPVLDGVSVTAICCSTCDSEV